A segment of the Crassostrea angulata isolate pt1a10 chromosome 10, ASM2561291v2, whole genome shotgun sequence genome:
aatttgtCCGGGAGGGGTTGAGGAGGGAAATTTATGTTCTCCGGGGGAGGGGGTGTTCGGGGACtatttttgatatgatttcAATATGTATATGatgtaaaattaagaaattaaaatttgccGAGGTGTAATCcagaccgacccccccccctcctcttGTGACTGGATTTTGAGGAAATCTTAAATGAATAGGTcctttttgttttcattcatttctttgattttttagttCTTTGTCGAACTATTTTTATTTAGGCCTGctgtatttttacttttatgaaaattttggtgTCAGGGATAATTTAATCTACTAATCAATGATGTTGTGAAtgatatgtacaatgtacatccTTGACCGAAATATCTGACATTTTTCTGTCGTTTTTAACGATTTAGATATTTTACATGTCATGAAAATATTCCGAAATATCTTaacgtttttttaaaaatgattttgatattttacatgcctGGAAAATAGTCCGAACTATGTATCTGAGTATGTTCTAATATGTTTCTTTCATTGTGTACAGTAGGTTTCTCCCAAAAAGTTGGTTATGTCGTTTTAAATAAAGGGAACTTTTTGGAAGTGTAGAAGTTGTATTAACTGGGCATTGGTGGCGTACACAGAAAATGCACGATTTCCGTTTATGTCCGGTTATATGATTTTTGTCTACTCATATCCGTTCGGAAAGCATCGGATAACATTACTACGAAAACGTAAACAAGTTGAAAGTACTTGATCGGGAAGAGATatctgattttaaagaaaatgtcaattaATACGGCACATGCCCAAGGTGGAGTTCTTATATTTGCCGGAGAACGGTAAGTCTTTTATTTAGTTGTTTTGAACCAGTTTCACTAAAGGATTTTTTCATACAGTGATAGATTATGAAATGTCAAAATCACCTGACATTGTGCTGTCACTGACTTCACTTATTACGCTAATTTCGGTTTTGAAAGAACATTCTAATATTCTCTCTTTGTTGTGTAAAATATATGTTGGAGGATCTTTTATCTTTGACACatgataacattttaattaaTCACTCAAGTAAAATAAATCGATTCCCAAAGGAAAGATTATGAATTCAGAATTTAAGTGCGCCTTTTCATGGGTGTTGAACGATCATGTCAAAAGTCTAATGATATCAAATATGTTgcctgaaaattaaaaaaaccagtGTATAAGTCAAGCTATAAGTTGTAATCTTAATATCGCAGAAAATCCTCCGGCCTGTGTGCATGGTAAAACTATTAAAAGTTTAGAATGGCTAAATGCATCCATTTATTTAATACCACACATATTGTTTGACTATAGAAAACGCATACTTAACCACTAGTGTAAAAGTCCACACTACACTATAATGAAAATGATTTGTCTACATATGTATATCATTAGCCTACATTTGGTTCTGCTCAAGTTTTTAAACCAAACTGAGTAGCACTGTAGACAAACTGATTAATAGCTTTTTAAAGCTTATTGTtgtcttttttcttttagacatggtgtttttaaaacatttaatttttgtaaatttgctaCATTACCTTGTTTCTTTTGTAGGATTTTGTTGTATTGTGATGATGTGGAATTGGGATTCGATGGAAATAATCAACCAGAGTTTAAAGGTCACAAGAAAGGCCGTCTGTACCTCACCACTCATCGGGTAAGCTTGATTTGTACCCAAATAATTCATCAGTCATCAGAGGAGGAGAAATAATGTCAAAGTAACTTGTTAATATGAAAGTAAAATTGAAAGTATGGGAGACTGAAAAGAGGGGTATGCAAATAACATTCAAtgtgtatgattttttaaaaagaagatacaGTAAAACGTGCtcataacgaagtcccagggacgggcaaTTTTGCTTCGTTTTAAACGTAATTCGTTATATTTGTTAACTTCACAAAAAGTGTAAAACCcatggggaatgaaaatcacttcactaTAAGCATCGATTCATTATAAGGGTGATTGCTATAggtgtgtttgactgttttactTCTACTGTACTGTATGACCTAGATTTGACACCACCTGGCCTTTACTTTCCAGGTGATTTTCAATGCTGCCAGTAGCAAGGAATCCATGCAGTCCTTTAGCATGCCTTTCTTCTGTATGCGGGAAATTGAGCTAGAGCAGCCCATATTTGGGGCCAACTACATCAAAGGAAGAATTAATGCAGAGCAAGGAGGTACAACATTTGTTAAATGTTTCActtaaacaatttgaaagatTGCATCAGCCCATCAAGACCAATATCGTTTATGATGGACCACTCAATTAGCAATTGTAATGATAACATACTTGTATTCCTTGGGAAAATTACATTTAACCAGTCAAAAGATATAGATGACTAAAGTATATAccgatacatgtaattaacagAGCTCATAGCTTTCTGGATTTGGTTAAAATTTATTGGAAAGGAATATTATCATTATGTGACATGGATCACCTTAAAAGGTTTCAATTCAAATATTCCTAAGAATAAGAAGATATTGCGTGTTGATTGTTAATGGTTGTCACTTGTTAAGTCGGTAGGATTATCTGCTGTTTACTTCTGATGGTTGGATTATTTGTTTTAGGGAAGTGGCAGGGGTCAGTAAAGATCAAGATGTGGTTCACTGCGGGAGGAGCCATAGAGTTTGGACAGGCCATGTTACGAGCCGGACAGCTTGGTATATATCATGCTTTTAATGAAGAGGAGATCTTTAAATTTCTctgaaaaagttttcaaaaaatcttggTGAAAAATGAATTCTGAATCAGTAGAATTAATCAAGttgttttatatgaatatatcaCAGAATTTATATCTAAACATTTACTTTATTTGAATACTACAATAACATTGTATTTTAGCATTAAATCAGGAACTACAATAACATTGTAGTTTAGCATTAAATCAGGAACACTTTAACAGTATCTATTCGGATTTTACAGCCTCGCGGTACATGCAGGCCCAGCAGCCACCAGCTTACACCCCACCCCAGGGGCCGGTCTACCAGGCACCTCCCCCCATGTACACCCCTCAGTACGGCAACTACAACTGGGTCCCATTCAATACATTCCCTAACGCCCCGCCAGGTAGGTAAAATTTAGACTTCATAAAACTTGTAGCCCAAATTTTATTACTGTAAAtcctaattaaatgcaaggatttaatttaatatctgcgtaaaatTACGAGAAGCACATCTtgggaattttaaaatctcacttttatttttcggacatatgtaaactacataaaactatgataaaaatttggcattcgcgattttatgttctcgcgatttgatgaaaaatgtttgaattgaggaattaagtactcgtgtaaaataagaaatctacagtatatgtaaattattaatgattttgtcaatttttcaaGATGTGAATACTTTAAATACCCTATCcttataaaagagaaaaaaactcTCTGAGCTATGAAATGTGAAATTACCAACATtagattttaatgaatatttcgaTAAGATATGGGGCCTTTGATTTATATTGTCTTTTATAGCCCAGCAGGTGTACATGACAGAGTCGCCTCCCCCTTATCCTGGCATTGAGCCCACAGCCCCACCCCAGCCAATGAACGGCCACCCCCAGGAGTCAGCAGCAGGTCagaatttttacattacattatctgattttgtgaataaatatgtttgaaatatgAATTCCACAAATATTAACTTAATAGACTTATGCATAATAAGTAGTAGTGATAATGTAGCTTAACCCCAATTATTCGTTGGAATGATGGGGggatttgtttaaattaaaattgtcagattaaaaaaaacagcagAGGGCTTTATTATTGCAGCTAATGtgaagtaaatacatgtagcataaatgaatttgaatgtggtttttttaatttggttgTTTGTTTTGCAGATGCCAAAGCCCGAGAGGCTGCTGGCTCATCCTACTACAATCCCTCAGCGCCCCACAATGTTTACATGCCCCAGCAGCAGCCCTATGGGGCTCCACCCTCCTACTCAGATGTTGTTGACAAGAAAAATCAGTAGAACAAGTCTGACCAGGTGGTGGATTAAGTGATAAACTGAGAGAAGCTGCAGGTTTAAAGATCAAATGGAGACCTACCTTATTTGTGTATTTCTTTGAACTTTTATCAAATGGCAAGCTTTTCTTCTATTTGATTGGActacattatttaaatgtacaaAACTGAATAGATCCCTCTCATTAACAGATTAAGGTAGTTGGAACACATTGAAATCATTTTAGAGTTTTTTGTCCATGTCCTCATTGTATTGTCCTGTTATAGTTGTTAATGCATGTACTGTGCTTTAAAGGTTGATGGTATTATGTCATATAAATTGTATTGAGATTACACATGTCATTGTGTAAATTTTCATGTACTCGTACATTCAACAAATGTAACTTCACAGGCATTTTAAAAACTCTGCCATGAAAATGAGTTTAAGCAGTGACTCCTTTTTGCTAACACTTCAGTATTCACAGAATCTAATCATTCACAAATGGCCGCCGCtctttgtatttgttttatttttggtcATGTTACGAAATTACGTGTAATCAATTCATGTGGTCCAACTTTAAGTCATTGTTATTGTAAGCATAAATATGTTCTTTGAATAAATTTACGCTAGATCTGCAGTGTTGATGTGCACCATGTAGATTATTATTATGAGTATTGTAATTAAGTACGAGTTGCATTAATAACTGTGTAAAGCATCATTCAGCATCATTGTCATCATTCTTGTCTATTAATTGTGTCTGCAGTGAGACAATATTCCTTGCAATTTTCAGTCAGGGTTTTGACCAAATCTCTATGTACTTGTCTTTCCATGATCTTCTCATCTTCACTAGCCAAGGGTTCACTGTCCACTTTGTTCCATTATAACTGTTGTAAAGGAGCGAAGTGGATCatcacccttggctagcgaagatgtgaTCTACACATGTACTGTGTAAAATCATCTGAAGTCAACATATAGAACATCTGTTTTCTTTGCAGTTCAACAATAAGTATTAAGTCACTTTTACCACATTTATCTTTTAATGGTTTATTACTATGTAAGTACCAGTATTGTACCTGTCCTTATATATTCTTGGTTAATTTTTATACTTACCTAACTTTGAACTTAGTATTTAAAGATATAACTTTGTGTTGCTTATAAATTAATTGCACACAAAACTCAAAATCCAATAAACGGGGAATTTTTGAAGGAATGAATATATTAGTTATACTGCAATATGTTTTCACATTAATATGTATCTagttgcaaatacatgtacatgcagacATTTAAACTCAGTTGGAATTGTTAATGATTGTTTTTGTAatgttatttatatgtagatttGACTTCATGAACTGAGTTAAATGCATGCAATGaaaacattaacattatatttgTCAGCTTGTTGTTATTAAAGTTTCATGGTGAATTTTGTTCTCTTTATTTTTCCACTTGCTCCCAAATTGGTGGGAGGGTTAATAACTAATTAAGACTTTTATTTGTGACAGcattattcatatatttttgaggcattttgataaaaaaaattaaattttgaaaatgatcaaTCAAATTATGTTCagatatcaaaataatgcattttctgatacatgtattaaaaacagAACATTGAATACCTGAAAATTAATCCCTTTCTTGGTATCAAAAAGtagatattttgtgataaaaaattaattaattttat
Coding sequences within it:
- the LOC128166617 gene encoding WW domain-binding protein 2-like, whose amino-acid sequence is MSINTAHAQGGVLIFAGERILLYCDDVELGFDGNNQPEFKGHKKGRLYLTTHRVIFNAASSKESMQSFSMPFFCMREIELEQPIFGANYIKGRINAEQGGKWQGSVKIKMWFTAGGAIEFGQAMLRAGQLASRYMQAQQPPAYTPPQGPVYQAPPPMYTPQYGNYNWVPFNTFPNAPPAQQVYMTESPPPYPGIEPTAPPQPMNGHPQESAADAKAREAAGSSYYNPSAPHNVYMPQQQPYGAPPSYSDVVDKKNQ